AAAAGTtctgcaaaaatgttttgaactaatgtttctgaaaatctgTGGGATCCTTGTGGCATTAAAGTTTGGTCACCTGACGTCACAACCTACGCTCCAAATATCGACGTCTAATGACATTGGCGTCCCACCAGGCTGCGccttcagtgttttcactgactGTTAAAGAAATGAGTGGAAGCCAATGGCTGCTCAGATGTGAGGAAAAATGCTTTGAAACACTTTGATATAGTTTGTAAAATTGTCAGAAATAGTGTATTTATGATTTTCATAGCTGACAGAGTAAAACACGTAAAATCACTGCTTTTGTTCTCTAAACTAAGCTTGAAGGATGGAGAGGAAATTTTAAGGAGTTTAAAAACAAGTTAATAGTCATTAAGTGGCTGCAGTGATTTCTGATTTGATGACTGGATGAATTTCAGAAGCTGGTTGGTCAGCTGCACCTTGAGGTGACTGCAGAGTACGTGAGGAGGCTCCTGAAGGGACAAGTAAGACTTAAGGACAAAGAGCGACAGCTGAAGGCCTACATGACCGTGAAGGAAAATGCAGAGAATCTGCacagtttatttgtcaaaatggtGAGTCAACCACAAAATAGCTTTAAACAATAATTCGATTTGGATGAAACATTAATTTTTGCTTGTAGTTCAAACAATgcatgatgtgatgtgatgtgaccGCTTTGTCCTCACAGGGATCAGACCAAGACTGGTTGATGCAAATCCTGATCAAGATCGCAGAAGTGCTCAAACTCCAAGACCTCCCTGCTATTCAGATGCAAGTAGCATCACTGGGAACTGCTCATCCTGATCTCAGGTAACCTTTTATTACTATTGTAAAGCCAATGTAcgatggtttgtatgatatctgaTGAATCAGCGACCCAGGAATTACGTAAATTCtacatatttaatgtaaatCTGTGTATTTAACATTAAGTCACGATGGTTAGCTTCAGGACAAGACACACTGTCAGGACGTATTTTAAAGATTGCATGGCTCTGAACACGTCTACTGGGGAAAGTCATGTGTTCTGTAagccatccaccacctcaacctgcctcTTAGGTGGACCATTGCCTTATTCACTCACATCGGCACTTTGGTTATTTGATGGCAGCCTTCTCAAATACCTGGTTTATGCACCGACTATTGGCTCGTCATTATGGAGAATATGTACAATCTTTGCTGAATTAattttttgtaggaaaatgtgTACAGAGTGCATACGATTgaacagtttaaaacaaatacatatacaGGTGTCACACAGACGTGCAGTGGTCCATTGACCATGACCCTAATCCTGACCCTGAAGCCACTTAAGTAGAGGTGCATTTTGGGACATATGTTTGACCTCACATACAATTGGTTGACCTTTGCCCTCTCCCTGTGGCCTTATCATTTttgattgtttggttttggtcttCTGTTATCTGAAGTTTATTACAGGTTGATTTTGGGTTTTGTGTTACTTAATCTTTTTCCTATTGGTTTGAATTCATAGTATTTTGTTGGGGTAgtgtaaatgtttttctgttttttggttaaattaaatattttgataGTTTAAACTTTTTAGAATAACAGGACTTTTATAAAATTTCAGATAGAAAGAATACAAGATATAAACTGTGCCCGTGCATAGTATGGCCTCTTAGGAGGCTTAGTTTTTGTCCCTAAATCTGACTCTGATCCTGACCCTGAGTCTAACGTTGAGCTAATAAGGATAGGACAGCATCGTAACATTAGAGGTTCACACTACTTTAAGGTCAGGAGAAACAAACCCACTTTCAGAGAGAGCTGAGAACCAACAGGAAGTGGAAACATGTTCAGATGTTTTCTGACAGCGAGATGATAATATGAGCTTAAAGCAGAGACTCTGCAGCTCAGTTTCCTGAGGAAGCTGCTCCTGTCAGTGACATGctaaacaagcaatagtcctGCAGTGAAATAAAGAGGCTGgaaacacagagggagcagCTCAGGTTATGACGGATCCAGGTATTCGTTAAACCTCAAGTATCAACAGGAAAACTGAGTTctgaaaaatgcatgaaaatataaatgaatgattACTTTTGTGTGTGACCATGATGACACCTTGTTGGGTATTAATGATTACATAAAGTCTGCAAACAGCATCAGATACAATATGTAATTTGTGTGGGTTACACGCGTTTTATCTGTCAGTTTAATGGTCCGTGTCGTTTGGTTGcagtcacctgtcagtggtaTCAAATTCACTTTGCACACGTCAGGACTGTGGTTGTCTGCCAGATGTTATCTTGAAGTTGTCCTGAAGTTGTCCTGATGTTGCTCTGATGTCATGTTAATGTTGTTCTAAAGTTGTCCTGATGATGTACTGATGTTGTCCTTATGTTATGTGATTGTAatgatttaaatacatttatgggaataaaacactgatttgttttacttttttctttcttcttacaTCCACAGTGAAAAACATGTGTCAGCATTGCTCAAACTCAAGACCAACCTCTCGAAAGTCGACAGGAGAACTGTGAAAGAAACTCTGTCAGACACATtaagggaaacaggaagtgtcgaCCTTTCTTGTCCGTTTTTCTCCAGAGTTCATCTGAAATGAACTCCAGAAAATCATTCTGTTGTTGTCATTTAAAAACCGACTGAATATCTGGTTGTATATTAACCCTAACCTAAGTGTGATGAGTTGGACAGGATATTGAGTGACTGTAAAATGATGGGATTTGTTGTTAGTTACCGAATGAATGTATTAGTTCATATTATTGCTGTAAACATTTTATTGCTCAGAAATGTCagtgtattttttgtttaaaaggaccagttcagttatttttctCACAGTGTAGCCTACATAGTTTATATCAAATGAGTTTATTTTCatagtgtgtgtattttgtatattttgcatCACATGTGCAATAAAAGGAGAGGTCaagatttcatttttaaaatttgacatttttgattttgtgttatcTGATGCTGATTGTTAGAAAAAAGTGTTAAGTGTAAGTTTGTAAATAGATGTAATGAAACCTTTGAGTGATATTACCAtgcttttcatgacatttttaccTCTGTTGTACATCCGC
This portion of the Epinephelus moara isolate mb unplaced genomic scaffold, YSFRI_EMoa_1.0 scaffold1348, whole genome shotgun sequence genome encodes:
- the LOC126386988 gene encoding tumor necrosis factor alpha-induced protein 2-like; protein product: MTVKENAENLHSLFVKMGSDQDWLMQILIKIAEVLKLQDLPAIQMQVASLGTAHPDLSEKHVSALLKLKTNLSKVDRRTVKETLSDTLRETGSVDLSCPFFSRVHLK